In Gossypium arboreum isolate Shixiya-1 chromosome 6, ASM2569848v2, whole genome shotgun sequence, the following are encoded in one genomic region:
- the LOC108486257 gene encoding uncharacterized protein LOC108486257, whose amino-acid sequence MPGTIQVSVLDFKGLHSSSLSSSSSSKVSIKVSKGKIEYQTWDKGEFSFPLTTLRDNLIITIQDAEGNEISHTGLETRLVVEKGVWDDIFPLEGGGHAHMKLQFFLNEEERQRIRIMRESALKKKHEELCNSGHGSPKNASVSYSEASQLSVPLNNPKDAKFDIDNRDRSYSIQKQKSTDSVPSEPEKHNNSKKKHEKLRDSGHGSPNQASVSYSEVSGSKESSFRSGLLANEANQVSVPLNNANDANFDITSRNRSSIQKQKSTDSVPSELEKRNNSKKPRPAEKCHSNVKNMINAFEGSLFQDVRPSIKPPPKISQTRKIGANSFLVNSHLNEAETEKIISPKVTLGTINREKVQTFGSVEPIYGAAPSKESEQLKDKFKVKQRESVVKEEKKYSKDFKRASITEKAEFSQRILDKYSKGNQSWNLFSAKQHSRRKSVTKEGKEENFQKDPREAEGTSNGKPKSVAIWSNHHCSIGSSGLWIFPGEAKCSCITTGAKQIMDQMGGFCDEANTHQINLSSCDPKSTEEANDADGGTAIVENEDGKTSEKFGRRVGTSMNPEESIGPFGKVIKVVVMVGFATLVLLTRRTYR is encoded by the exons TCCATTGACAACCCTTCGTGACAACTTGATTATAACAATACAAGATGCAGAGGGAAACGAGATTTCTCATACAG GACTTGAAACCAGATTGGTGGTTGAGAAAGGTGTTTGGGATGACATATTTCCCCTTGAAGGAGGTGGGCATGCTCATATGAAGTTGCAGTTTTTCCTCAATGAAGAAGAGCGCCAGCGAATTCGGATAATG AGGGAATCTGCACTGAAGAAGAAACATGAAGAGCTTTGCAATAGTGGTCATGGAAGTCCCAAAAATGCTTCTGTTAGTTATAGTGAAGCCAGTCAATTGTCTGTCCCCTTAAACAACCCCAAGGATGCCAAATTTGATATCGACAACAGAGACAGAAGTTATTCTATTCAGAAGCAAAAGAGCACA GATTCAGTTCCTTCAGAACCAGAGAAGCATAATAACTCAAAGAAGAAACATGAAAAGCTTCGCGATAGCGGTCATGGAAGTCCCAACCAGGCTTCTGTTAGTTATAGTGAAGTTTCAG GATCAAAAGAAAGTTCATTCCGAAGTGGATTGCTAGCCAATGAAGCCAATCAAGTGTCTGTCCCCTTAAACAACGCCAACGATGCCAATTTCGATATCACTAGCAGAAACAGAAGTTCTATTCAGAAGCAAAAGAGCACA GATTCAGTTCCTTCAGAACTAGAGAAGCGCAATAACTCGAAGAAGCCGAGACCTGCAGAGAAATGCCATAGCAACGTAAAGAACATGATAAATGCATTTGAGGGTAGTCTATTTCAG GATGTGAGACCTTCTATTAAACCACCACCGAAAATATCTCAGACGAGAAAGATAGGAGCCAACTCTTTTCTAGTAAATTCACATCTCAATGAAGCTGAGACAGAAAAGATCATATCGCCAAAGGTAACATTAGGAACAATCAATAGGGAAAAAGTGCAGACATTTGGTTCAGTGGAACCTATATATGGGGCTGCACCATCCAAAGAAAGCGAGCAGTTGAAGGATAAATTTAAAGTTAAACAAAGAGAAAGTGTGGTGAAGGAAGAGAAGAAATATTCCAAAGATTTCAAGAGAGCATCAATAACAGAAAAAGCCGAATTTTCTCAAAGAATCCTTGACAAGTATTCAAAAGGTAACCAATCTTGGAACCTGTTTTCTGCAAAGCAACACTCTAGAAGGAAATCGGTAACAAAGGAGGGTaaagaagaaaattttcaaaaggaTCCACGAGAAGCTGAAGGAACTTCAAATGGAAAACCAAAATCAGTGGCTATTTGGAGTAATCACCATTGTTCCATTGGTAGCTCTGGCCTCTGGATATTTCCAGGTGAAGCTAAATGCTCATGCATAACAACTGGGGCCAAACAAATAATGGATCAAATGGGAGGTTTTTGCGATGAAGCCAATACCCACCAAATAAATTTGAGTTCTTGTGATCCGAAAAGCACAGAAGAG GCTAATGATGCTGATGGTGGCACTGCTATTGTGGAGAATGAAGATGGGAAGACTTCTGAAAAGTTTGGACGAAGGGTTGGGACTTCCATGAATCCTGAGGAATCCATTGGACCTTTTGGAAAG GTGATTAAAGTCGTAGTCATGGTGGGCTTTGCAACTTTGGTTCTCCTAACAAGGAGAACATACAG ATGA
- the LOC108486258 gene encoding enhanced ethylene response protein 5 isoform X2 — protein sequence MAYPSMGEAHRRITDYLNKFGDAVSYQDVASLAQLFSFSSNSPSLLSLADALNFFQDANRLIKQSDKFSQFGEILAPLFRSLQSYRLGNLVEAYHAFEKFANAFIQEFRNWESAWALQALYVIAYEIRVLAERADRELSSNGKSPEKLKGAGSFLMKVFGVLAGKGPKRVGALYVTCQLFKIYFKLGTVHLCRSVIRSIETARIFDFEEFPRRDKVTYMYYTGRLEVFNENFPAADHKLSYALTHCNPLREANIRMILKYLIPVKLSLGILPKTCLLEKYNLLEYNDVVQALTRGDLRLLRHALQEHEDQFLRSGVYLVLEKLELQVYQRLVKKIYFIQKQKDPGKAHQLKLEVIVKALKWLEMDMDLDEASLMVK from the exons ATGGCGTACCCAAGCATGGGAGAAGCCCATAGAAGAATCACAGATTACCTAAACAAGTTCGGCGACGCCGTTTCGTACCAAGATGTAGCTTCCCTTGCTCAGCTCTTTTCCTTCTCCTCCAACTCTCCTTCTCTCCTTTCCCTTGCTGACGCCCTAAACTTCTTCCAG GATGCTAATAGATTGATAAAACAATCGGATAAGTTTTCCCAGTTTGGTGAGATTTTGGCCCCGCTTTTTCGTTCTTTGCAAAGCTACAGACTTGGAAACTTGGTTGAAGCCTACCATGCGTTTGAAAAATTTGCAAA TGCTTTTATTCAGGAGTTTCGAAATTGGGAATCAGCGTGGGCATTGCAGGCCTTGTATGTTATTGCTTATGAAATTAGGGTTCTTGCTGAAAGG GCTGATAGAGAGTTGTCTTCTAATGGAAAGTCCCCTGAGAAGTTGAAAGGAGCTGGCTCATTCCTTATGAAAGTATTTGGTGTTCTCGCT GGAAAAGGCCCAAAACGAGTCGGAGCATTATATGTGACTTGCCAACTGTTTAAAATCTACTTCAAG CTTGGTACAGTACACCTCTGTCGAAGTGTAATAAGAAGTATTGAAACTGCTCGTATTTTTGACTTTGAAGAATTTCCTAGAAGAGACAAA GTCACCTACATGTATTACACTGGGCGTTTGGaagtttttaatgaaaattttcctGCT GCTGACCATAAATTATCATATGCGTTGACACATTGCAACCCTCTTAGAGAAGCAAATATAAG GATGATATTAAAATACTTGATACCAGTCAAGCTTTCATTGGGCATCTTACCTAAAACTTGCCTCCTAGAGAAGTATAACCTCCTTGAG TACAATGATGTTGTACAAGCTCTAACAAGGGGTGATCTCCGTCTTCTTCGGCATGCTCTCCAAGAACATGAAGACCA GTTTTTGAGATCTGGTGTGTACCTTGTCCTGGAGAAGCTCGAGCTCCAAGTTTACCAAAGATTGGTCAAAAAAAT TTACTTCATCCAAAAGCAAAAGGACCCAGGCAAAGCTCACCAGTTGAAGTTGGAAGTAATTGTCAAAGCATTGAAATGGCTTGAGATGGACATGGATCTAGATGAG GCTAGTTtgatggtaaaatga
- the LOC108486258 gene encoding enhanced ethylene response protein 5 isoform X1: MAYPSMGEAHRRITDYLNKFGDAVSYQDVASLAQLFSFSSNSPSLLSLADALNFFQDANRLIKQSDKFSQFGEILAPLFRSLQSYRLGNLVEAYHAFEKFANAFIQEFRNWESAWALQALYVIAYEIRVLAERADRELSSNGKSPEKLKGAGSFLMKVFGVLAGKGPKRVGALYVTCQLFKIYFKLGTVHLCRSVIRSIETARIFDFEEFPRRDKVTYMYYTGRLEVFNENFPAADHKLSYALTHCNPLREANIRMILKYLIPVKLSLGILPKTCLLEKYNLLEYNDVVQALTRGDLRLLRHALQEHEDQFLRSGVYLVLEKLELQVYQRLVKKIYFIQKQKDPGKAHQLKLEVIVKALKWLEMDMDLDEVECIMTILIYKNLVKGYFAHKSKVVVLSKQDPFPKLNGKPVNS; the protein is encoded by the exons ATGGCGTACCCAAGCATGGGAGAAGCCCATAGAAGAATCACAGATTACCTAAACAAGTTCGGCGACGCCGTTTCGTACCAAGATGTAGCTTCCCTTGCTCAGCTCTTTTCCTTCTCCTCCAACTCTCCTTCTCTCCTTTCCCTTGCTGACGCCCTAAACTTCTTCCAG GATGCTAATAGATTGATAAAACAATCGGATAAGTTTTCCCAGTTTGGTGAGATTTTGGCCCCGCTTTTTCGTTCTTTGCAAAGCTACAGACTTGGAAACTTGGTTGAAGCCTACCATGCGTTTGAAAAATTTGCAAA TGCTTTTATTCAGGAGTTTCGAAATTGGGAATCAGCGTGGGCATTGCAGGCCTTGTATGTTATTGCTTATGAAATTAGGGTTCTTGCTGAAAGG GCTGATAGAGAGTTGTCTTCTAATGGAAAGTCCCCTGAGAAGTTGAAAGGAGCTGGCTCATTCCTTATGAAAGTATTTGGTGTTCTCGCT GGAAAAGGCCCAAAACGAGTCGGAGCATTATATGTGACTTGCCAACTGTTTAAAATCTACTTCAAG CTTGGTACAGTACACCTCTGTCGAAGTGTAATAAGAAGTATTGAAACTGCTCGTATTTTTGACTTTGAAGAATTTCCTAGAAGAGACAAA GTCACCTACATGTATTACACTGGGCGTTTGGaagtttttaatgaaaattttcctGCT GCTGACCATAAATTATCATATGCGTTGACACATTGCAACCCTCTTAGAGAAGCAAATATAAG GATGATATTAAAATACTTGATACCAGTCAAGCTTTCATTGGGCATCTTACCTAAAACTTGCCTCCTAGAGAAGTATAACCTCCTTGAG TACAATGATGTTGTACAAGCTCTAACAAGGGGTGATCTCCGTCTTCTTCGGCATGCTCTCCAAGAACATGAAGACCA GTTTTTGAGATCTGGTGTGTACCTTGTCCTGGAGAAGCTCGAGCTCCAAGTTTACCAAAGATTGGTCAAAAAAAT TTACTTCATCCAAAAGCAAAAGGACCCAGGCAAAGCTCACCAGTTGAAGTTGGAAGTAATTGTCAAAGCATTGAAATGGCTTGAGATGGACATGGATCTAGATGAG GTTGAGTGTATAATGACCATTCTTATATACAAAAATCTTGTGAAAGGGTACTTTGCTCACAAGAGCAAAGTAGTAGTTTTAAGCAAGCAAGACCCTTTCCCCAAATTAAATGGAAAGCCTGTTAACTCATAA